A single Oryzias melastigma strain HK-1 linkage group LG24, ASM292280v2, whole genome shotgun sequence DNA region contains:
- the LOC112157714 gene encoding cytospin-A isoform X1 gives MGNHNSKGPHDPAGSPSDFFHTAPNSPSEAFLAAVALPSDKPQAEKTSPSAEWTQTLMASSDWSIVSVSSSETKVSDAAPAEERSVVSLENSTALCEGLASEMSWQERDSGVEPQGAVESAREDLTLALLGVMEHYRDSIRVTPTMDVTKRAEELIRRLITEKEELVEEVDTLRETLKTERSEWHQFQCDLQIAVSVADRLRVEMEEELSFLKSSHRAVEQRLAQALGRQQETERELESLRAENKEICRRLSEFMAQQQQERAELEALRSICRRKDEQKDEKETYEEETIQDEGGGGVCDAQKANGSESVELTGKGVAEGYIRSLAALEKKKEEQRVPRRIVMLSERSWSLTRLPLQSNSHENGASKNLSSTLPLCKKEESTKDRRGDRLLQRQDSWSSSSTGQQADNPSSDSIKPRDNFSALLRRHGGSRRNSLLRWSQSRTQGYKSIEITNFSGSWEDGLAFCALYHTYLPAEIPYDSLNPDEKRENLELAFRTGANAGIPATLTAEEILKEGGPDWQKVLGYVESIFRHFEM, from the exons ATGGGTAACCATAACAGCAAAGGTCCTCATGATCCTGCAG GTTCCCCTTCAGATTTCTTCCACACGGCTCCAAATTCTCCTTCGGAGGCGTTCCTGGCCGCCGTGGCCTTACCGTCTGACAAACCACAGGCGGAGAAAACCTCCCCGAGCGCCGAATGGACGCAGACTCTGATGGCTTCGTCGGACTGGTCGATCGTCAGCGTGTCCTCCTCGGAGACCAAGGTGAGCGACGCGGCGCCGGCGGAGGAGAGGTCAGTGGTCAGTCTGGAGAACTCCACGGCTCTGTGTGAAGGATTGGCGTCAGAGATGAGCTGGCAGGAGAGAGACAGCGGCGTGGAGCCGCAGGGTGCAGTGGAGAGCGCCAGAGAGGATTTGACCTTGGCTTTGCTCGGGGTGATGGAGCACTACAGAGACAGTATAAGAGTGACCCCCACCATGGATGTTACCAAAAGAGCTGAAG AGCTGATAAGACGCTTGATTACAGAGAAGGAGgagctggtggaggaggtggacACACTCAGGGAGACGCTCAAG ACGGAACGGTCGGAGTGGCATCAGTTCCAGTGCGACCTCCAGATTGCGGTGTCGGTGGCCGACCGGCTGCGGgtggagatggaggaggagctgagctTTCTGAAGAGCAGCCACAGGGCTGTGGAGCAGCGGCTGGCCCAGGCCCTCGGCAGGCAGCAGGAGACGGAGCGAGAGCTGGAGAGCCTGAGAGCGGAGAACAAGGAAATCTGCCGCAGGCTGAGCGAATTCATGGCCCAACAGCAGCAGGAGCGAGCCGAGCTGGAGGCTCTCCGGAGCATTTGTAGGAGAAAAGACGagcaaaaagatgaaaaagagaCCTATGAAGAAGAGACTATTCAGGATGAGGGAGGTGGGGGGGTTTGTGATGCTCAGAAGGCAAACGGATCAGAAAGTGTGGAGCTGACTGGCAAAGGGGTGGCGGAAGGATACATTCGTAGTTTGGCTgctctggaaaagaaaaaagaggagcaGAGAGTTCCAAGGAGGATTGTGATGCTGTCTGAAAGATCTTG GAGTCTCACTCGTCTTCCTCTGCAAAGCAACTCTCATGAAAATGGAGCCTCAAAGAACCTGAGCTCCACGTTACCACTATGCAAG AAAGAAGAATCAACCAAAGACAGAAGAGGGGATCGTTTGCTGCAGAGGCAGGATAGCTGGTCCAGTTCCTCCACAG GACAGCAAGCGGACAATCCCAGCTCTGACTCTATCAA GCCTCGGGATAATTTCAGTGCTTTGCTGAGACGCCACGGCGGCTCCAGACGGAATTCTCTGCTGCGATGGAGCCAAAGTCGGACGCAAGGTTACAAG agcATTGAGATTACAAATTTCAGCGGCAGTTGGGAGGACGGTTTGGCTTTCTGCGCCCTTTACCACACTTATTTACCTGCTGAGATCCCGTATGACAGCCTCAACCCAGATGAGAAG AGGGAAAACTTGGAACTTGCGTTTAGGACGGGAGCAAACGCAGGAATTCCAGCCACACTG ACAGCAGAGGAGATCCTGAAGGAAGGCGGGCCCGACTGGCAGAAAGTTCTGGGATACGTGGAAAGCATTTTCCGTCACTTTGAGATGTGA
- the LOC112157714 gene encoding cytospin-A isoform X2, translating to MGNHNSKGPHDPAGSPSDFFHTAPNSPSEAFLAAVALPSDKPQAEKTSPSAEWTQTLMASSDWSIVSVSSSETKVSDAAPAEERSVVSLENSTALCEGLASEMSWQERDSGVEPQGAVESAREDLTLALLGVMEHYRDSIRVTPTMDVTKRAEELIRRLITEKEELVEEVDTLRETLKTERSEWHQFQCDLQIAVSVADRLRVEMEEELSFLKSSHRAVEQRLAQALGRQQETERELESLRAENKEICRRLSEFMAQQQQERAELEALRSICRRKDEQKDEKETYEEETIQDEGGGGVCDAQKANGSESVELTGKGVAEGYIRSLAALEKKKEEQRVPRRIVMLSERSWSLTRLPLQSNSHENGASKNLSSTLPLCKKEESTKDRRGDRLLQRQDSWSSSSTGQQADNPSSDSIKPRDNFSALLRRHGGSRRNSLLRWSQSRTQGYKSIEITNFSSSWEDGLAFCALYHTYLPAEIPYDSLNPDEKRENLELAFRTGANAGIPATLTAEEILKEGGPDWQKVLGYVESIFRHFEM from the exons ATGGGTAACCATAACAGCAAAGGTCCTCATGATCCTGCAG GTTCCCCTTCAGATTTCTTCCACACGGCTCCAAATTCTCCTTCGGAGGCGTTCCTGGCCGCCGTGGCCTTACCGTCTGACAAACCACAGGCGGAGAAAACCTCCCCGAGCGCCGAATGGACGCAGACTCTGATGGCTTCGTCGGACTGGTCGATCGTCAGCGTGTCCTCCTCGGAGACCAAGGTGAGCGACGCGGCGCCGGCGGAGGAGAGGTCAGTGGTCAGTCTGGAGAACTCCACGGCTCTGTGTGAAGGATTGGCGTCAGAGATGAGCTGGCAGGAGAGAGACAGCGGCGTGGAGCCGCAGGGTGCAGTGGAGAGCGCCAGAGAGGATTTGACCTTGGCTTTGCTCGGGGTGATGGAGCACTACAGAGACAGTATAAGAGTGACCCCCACCATGGATGTTACCAAAAGAGCTGAAG AGCTGATAAGACGCTTGATTACAGAGAAGGAGgagctggtggaggaggtggacACACTCAGGGAGACGCTCAAG ACGGAACGGTCGGAGTGGCATCAGTTCCAGTGCGACCTCCAGATTGCGGTGTCGGTGGCCGACCGGCTGCGGgtggagatggaggaggagctgagctTTCTGAAGAGCAGCCACAGGGCTGTGGAGCAGCGGCTGGCCCAGGCCCTCGGCAGGCAGCAGGAGACGGAGCGAGAGCTGGAGAGCCTGAGAGCGGAGAACAAGGAAATCTGCCGCAGGCTGAGCGAATTCATGGCCCAACAGCAGCAGGAGCGAGCCGAGCTGGAGGCTCTCCGGAGCATTTGTAGGAGAAAAGACGagcaaaaagatgaaaaagagaCCTATGAAGAAGAGACTATTCAGGATGAGGGAGGTGGGGGGGTTTGTGATGCTCAGAAGGCAAACGGATCAGAAAGTGTGGAGCTGACTGGCAAAGGGGTGGCGGAAGGATACATTCGTAGTTTGGCTgctctggaaaagaaaaaagaggagcaGAGAGTTCCAAGGAGGATTGTGATGCTGTCTGAAAGATCTTG GAGTCTCACTCGTCTTCCTCTGCAAAGCAACTCTCATGAAAATGGAGCCTCAAAGAACCTGAGCTCCACGTTACCACTATGCAAG AAAGAAGAATCAACCAAAGACAGAAGAGGGGATCGTTTGCTGCAGAGGCAGGATAGCTGGTCCAGTTCCTCCACAG GACAGCAAGCGGACAATCCCAGCTCTGACTCTATCAA GCCTCGGGATAATTTCAGTGCTTTGCTGAGACGCCACGGCGGCTCCAGACGGAATTCTCTGCTGCGATGGAGCCAAAGTCGGACGCAAGGTTACAAG agcATTGAGATTACAAATTTCAGCAGCAG TTGGGAGGACGGTTTGGCTTTCTGCGCCCTTTACCACACTTATTTACCTGCTGAGATCCCGTATGACAGCCTCAACCCAGATGAGAAG AGGGAAAACTTGGAACTTGCGTTTAGGACGGGAGCAAACGCAGGAATTCCAGCCACACTG ACAGCAGAGGAGATCCTGAAGGAAGGCGGGCCCGACTGGCAGAAAGTTCTGGGATACGTGGAAAGCATTTTCCGTCACTTTGAGATGTGA
- the LOC112157714 gene encoding cytospin-A isoform X4, producing the protein MGNHNSKGPHDPAGSPSDFFHTAPNSPSEAFLAAVALPSDKPQAEKTSPSAEWTQTLMASSDWSIVSVSSSETKVSDAAPAEERSVVSLENSTALCEGLASEMSWQERDSGVEPQGAVESAREDLTLALLGVMEHYRDSIRVTPTMDVTKRAEEKEELVEEVDTLRETLKTERSEWHQFQCDLQIAVSVADRLRVEMEEELSFLKSSHRAVEQRLAQALGRQQETERELESLRAENKEICRRLSEFMAQQQQERAELEALRSICRRKDEQKDEKETYEEETIQDEGGGGVCDAQKANGSESVELTGKGVAEGYIRSLAALEKKKEEQRVPRRIVMLSERSWSLTRLPLQSNSHENGASKNLSSTLPLCKKEESTKDRRGDRLLQRQDSWSSSSTGQQADNPSSDSIKPRDNFSALLRRHGGSRRNSLLRWSQSRTQGYKSIEITNFSGSWEDGLAFCALYHTYLPAEIPYDSLNPDEKRENLELAFRTGANAGIPATLTAEEILKEGGPDWQKVLGYVESIFRHFEM; encoded by the exons ATGGGTAACCATAACAGCAAAGGTCCTCATGATCCTGCAG GTTCCCCTTCAGATTTCTTCCACACGGCTCCAAATTCTCCTTCGGAGGCGTTCCTGGCCGCCGTGGCCTTACCGTCTGACAAACCACAGGCGGAGAAAACCTCCCCGAGCGCCGAATGGACGCAGACTCTGATGGCTTCGTCGGACTGGTCGATCGTCAGCGTGTCCTCCTCGGAGACCAAGGTGAGCGACGCGGCGCCGGCGGAGGAGAGGTCAGTGGTCAGTCTGGAGAACTCCACGGCTCTGTGTGAAGGATTGGCGTCAGAGATGAGCTGGCAGGAGAGAGACAGCGGCGTGGAGCCGCAGGGTGCAGTGGAGAGCGCCAGAGAGGATTTGACCTTGGCTTTGCTCGGGGTGATGGAGCACTACAGAGACAGTATAAGAGTGACCCCCACCATGGATGTTACCAAAAGAGCTGAAG AGAAGGAGgagctggtggaggaggtggacACACTCAGGGAGACGCTCAAG ACGGAACGGTCGGAGTGGCATCAGTTCCAGTGCGACCTCCAGATTGCGGTGTCGGTGGCCGACCGGCTGCGGgtggagatggaggaggagctgagctTTCTGAAGAGCAGCCACAGGGCTGTGGAGCAGCGGCTGGCCCAGGCCCTCGGCAGGCAGCAGGAGACGGAGCGAGAGCTGGAGAGCCTGAGAGCGGAGAACAAGGAAATCTGCCGCAGGCTGAGCGAATTCATGGCCCAACAGCAGCAGGAGCGAGCCGAGCTGGAGGCTCTCCGGAGCATTTGTAGGAGAAAAGACGagcaaaaagatgaaaaagagaCCTATGAAGAAGAGACTATTCAGGATGAGGGAGGTGGGGGGGTTTGTGATGCTCAGAAGGCAAACGGATCAGAAAGTGTGGAGCTGACTGGCAAAGGGGTGGCGGAAGGATACATTCGTAGTTTGGCTgctctggaaaagaaaaaagaggagcaGAGAGTTCCAAGGAGGATTGTGATGCTGTCTGAAAGATCTTG GAGTCTCACTCGTCTTCCTCTGCAAAGCAACTCTCATGAAAATGGAGCCTCAAAGAACCTGAGCTCCACGTTACCACTATGCAAG AAAGAAGAATCAACCAAAGACAGAAGAGGGGATCGTTTGCTGCAGAGGCAGGATAGCTGGTCCAGTTCCTCCACAG GACAGCAAGCGGACAATCCCAGCTCTGACTCTATCAA GCCTCGGGATAATTTCAGTGCTTTGCTGAGACGCCACGGCGGCTCCAGACGGAATTCTCTGCTGCGATGGAGCCAAAGTCGGACGCAAGGTTACAAG agcATTGAGATTACAAATTTCAGCGGCAGTTGGGAGGACGGTTTGGCTTTCTGCGCCCTTTACCACACTTATTTACCTGCTGAGATCCCGTATGACAGCCTCAACCCAGATGAGAAG AGGGAAAACTTGGAACTTGCGTTTAGGACGGGAGCAAACGCAGGAATTCCAGCCACACTG ACAGCAGAGGAGATCCTGAAGGAAGGCGGGCCCGACTGGCAGAAAGTTCTGGGATACGTGGAAAGCATTTTCCGTCACTTTGAGATGTGA
- the LOC112157714 gene encoding cytospin-A isoform X6, with amino-acid sequence MGNHNSKGPHDPAGSPSDFFHTAPNSPSEAFLAAVALPSDKPQAEKTSPSAEWTQTLMASSDWSIVSVSSSETKVSDAAPAEERSVVSLENSTALCEGLASEMSWQERDSGVEPQGAVESAREDLTLALLGVMEHYRDSIRVTPTMDVTKRAEELIRRLITEKEELVEEVDTLRETLKTERSEWHQFQCDLQIAVSVADRLRVEMEEELSFLKSSHRAVEQRLAQALGRQQETERELESLRAENKEICRRLSEFMAQQQQERAELEALRSICRRKDEQKDEKETYEEETIQDEGGGGVCDAQKANGSESVELTGKGVAEGYIRSLAALEKKKEEQRVPRRIVMLSERSWSLTRLPLQSNSHENGASKNLSSTLPLCKKEESTKDRRGDRLLQRQDSWSSSSTGQQADNPSSDSIKPRDNFSALLRRHGGSRRNSLLRWSQSRTQGYKSIEITNFSGSWEDGLAFCALYHTYLPAEIPYDSLNPDEKTAEEILKEGGPDWQKVLGYVESIFRHFEM; translated from the exons ATGGGTAACCATAACAGCAAAGGTCCTCATGATCCTGCAG GTTCCCCTTCAGATTTCTTCCACACGGCTCCAAATTCTCCTTCGGAGGCGTTCCTGGCCGCCGTGGCCTTACCGTCTGACAAACCACAGGCGGAGAAAACCTCCCCGAGCGCCGAATGGACGCAGACTCTGATGGCTTCGTCGGACTGGTCGATCGTCAGCGTGTCCTCCTCGGAGACCAAGGTGAGCGACGCGGCGCCGGCGGAGGAGAGGTCAGTGGTCAGTCTGGAGAACTCCACGGCTCTGTGTGAAGGATTGGCGTCAGAGATGAGCTGGCAGGAGAGAGACAGCGGCGTGGAGCCGCAGGGTGCAGTGGAGAGCGCCAGAGAGGATTTGACCTTGGCTTTGCTCGGGGTGATGGAGCACTACAGAGACAGTATAAGAGTGACCCCCACCATGGATGTTACCAAAAGAGCTGAAG AGCTGATAAGACGCTTGATTACAGAGAAGGAGgagctggtggaggaggtggacACACTCAGGGAGACGCTCAAG ACGGAACGGTCGGAGTGGCATCAGTTCCAGTGCGACCTCCAGATTGCGGTGTCGGTGGCCGACCGGCTGCGGgtggagatggaggaggagctgagctTTCTGAAGAGCAGCCACAGGGCTGTGGAGCAGCGGCTGGCCCAGGCCCTCGGCAGGCAGCAGGAGACGGAGCGAGAGCTGGAGAGCCTGAGAGCGGAGAACAAGGAAATCTGCCGCAGGCTGAGCGAATTCATGGCCCAACAGCAGCAGGAGCGAGCCGAGCTGGAGGCTCTCCGGAGCATTTGTAGGAGAAAAGACGagcaaaaagatgaaaaagagaCCTATGAAGAAGAGACTATTCAGGATGAGGGAGGTGGGGGGGTTTGTGATGCTCAGAAGGCAAACGGATCAGAAAGTGTGGAGCTGACTGGCAAAGGGGTGGCGGAAGGATACATTCGTAGTTTGGCTgctctggaaaagaaaaaagaggagcaGAGAGTTCCAAGGAGGATTGTGATGCTGTCTGAAAGATCTTG GAGTCTCACTCGTCTTCCTCTGCAAAGCAACTCTCATGAAAATGGAGCCTCAAAGAACCTGAGCTCCACGTTACCACTATGCAAG AAAGAAGAATCAACCAAAGACAGAAGAGGGGATCGTTTGCTGCAGAGGCAGGATAGCTGGTCCAGTTCCTCCACAG GACAGCAAGCGGACAATCCCAGCTCTGACTCTATCAA GCCTCGGGATAATTTCAGTGCTTTGCTGAGACGCCACGGCGGCTCCAGACGGAATTCTCTGCTGCGATGGAGCCAAAGTCGGACGCAAGGTTACAAG agcATTGAGATTACAAATTTCAGCGGCAGTTGGGAGGACGGTTTGGCTTTCTGCGCCCTTTACCACACTTATTTACCTGCTGAGATCCCGTATGACAGCCTCAACCCAGATGAGAAG ACAGCAGAGGAGATCCTGAAGGAAGGCGGGCCCGACTGGCAGAAAGTTCTGGGATACGTGGAAAGCATTTTCCGTCACTTTGAGATGTGA
- the LOC112157714 gene encoding cytospin-A isoform X3: MGNHNSKGPHDPAGSPSDFFHTAPNSPSEAFLAAVALPSDKPQAEKTSPSAEWTQTLMASSDWSIVSVSSSETKVSDAAPAEERSVVSLENSTALCEGLASEMSWQERDSGVEPQGAVESAREDLTLALLGVMEHYRDSIRVTPTMDVTKRAEELIRRLITEKEELVEEVDTLRETLKTERSEWHQFQCDLQIAVSVADRLRVEMEEELSFLKSSHRAVEQRLAQALGRQQETERELESLRAENKEICRRLSEFMAQQQQERAELEALRSICRRKDEQKDEKETYEEETIQDEGGGGVCDAQKANGSESVELTGKGVAEGYIRSLAALEKKKEEQRVPRRIVMLSERSWSLTRLPLQSNSHENGASKNLSSTLPLCKKEESTKDRRGDRLLQRQDSWSSSSTGQQADNPSSDSIKPQDNFSALLRRHGGSRRNSLLRWSQSRTQGYKSIEITNFSGSWEDGLAFCALYHTYLPAEIPYDSLNPDEKRENLELAFRTGANAGIPATLTAEEILKEGGPDWQKVLGYVESIFRHFEM, translated from the exons ATGGGTAACCATAACAGCAAAGGTCCTCATGATCCTGCAG GTTCCCCTTCAGATTTCTTCCACACGGCTCCAAATTCTCCTTCGGAGGCGTTCCTGGCCGCCGTGGCCTTACCGTCTGACAAACCACAGGCGGAGAAAACCTCCCCGAGCGCCGAATGGACGCAGACTCTGATGGCTTCGTCGGACTGGTCGATCGTCAGCGTGTCCTCCTCGGAGACCAAGGTGAGCGACGCGGCGCCGGCGGAGGAGAGGTCAGTGGTCAGTCTGGAGAACTCCACGGCTCTGTGTGAAGGATTGGCGTCAGAGATGAGCTGGCAGGAGAGAGACAGCGGCGTGGAGCCGCAGGGTGCAGTGGAGAGCGCCAGAGAGGATTTGACCTTGGCTTTGCTCGGGGTGATGGAGCACTACAGAGACAGTATAAGAGTGACCCCCACCATGGATGTTACCAAAAGAGCTGAAG AGCTGATAAGACGCTTGATTACAGAGAAGGAGgagctggtggaggaggtggacACACTCAGGGAGACGCTCAAG ACGGAACGGTCGGAGTGGCATCAGTTCCAGTGCGACCTCCAGATTGCGGTGTCGGTGGCCGACCGGCTGCGGgtggagatggaggaggagctgagctTTCTGAAGAGCAGCCACAGGGCTGTGGAGCAGCGGCTGGCCCAGGCCCTCGGCAGGCAGCAGGAGACGGAGCGAGAGCTGGAGAGCCTGAGAGCGGAGAACAAGGAAATCTGCCGCAGGCTGAGCGAATTCATGGCCCAACAGCAGCAGGAGCGAGCCGAGCTGGAGGCTCTCCGGAGCATTTGTAGGAGAAAAGACGagcaaaaagatgaaaaagagaCCTATGAAGAAGAGACTATTCAGGATGAGGGAGGTGGGGGGGTTTGTGATGCTCAGAAGGCAAACGGATCAGAAAGTGTGGAGCTGACTGGCAAAGGGGTGGCGGAAGGATACATTCGTAGTTTGGCTgctctggaaaagaaaaaagaggagcaGAGAGTTCCAAGGAGGATTGTGATGCTGTCTGAAAGATCTTG GAGTCTCACTCGTCTTCCTCTGCAAAGCAACTCTCATGAAAATGGAGCCTCAAAGAACCTGAGCTCCACGTTACCACTATGCAAG AAAGAAGAATCAACCAAAGACAGAAGAGGGGATCGTTTGCTGCAGAGGCAGGATAGCTGGTCCAGTTCCTCCACAG GACAGCAAGCGGACAATCCCAGCTCTGACTCTATCAA GCCTCAGGATAATTTCAGTGCTTTGCTGAGACGCCACGGCGGCTCCAGACGGAATTCTCTGCTGCGATGGAGCCAAAGTCGGACGCAAGGTTACAAG agcATTGAGATTACAAATTTCAGCGGCAGTTGGGAGGACGGTTTGGCTTTCTGCGCCCTTTACCACACTTATTTACCTGCTGAGATCCCGTATGACAGCCTCAACCCAGATGAGAAG AGGGAAAACTTGGAACTTGCGTTTAGGACGGGAGCAAACGCAGGAATTCCAGCCACACTG ACAGCAGAGGAGATCCTGAAGGAAGGCGGGCCCGACTGGCAGAAAGTTCTGGGATACGTGGAAAGCATTTTCCGTCACTTTGAGATGTGA
- the LOC112157714 gene encoding cytospin-A isoform X5, giving the protein MGNHNSKGPHDPAGSPSDFFHTAPNSPSEAFLAAVALPSDKPQAEKTSPSAEWTQTLMASSDWSIVSVSSSETKVSDAAPAEERSVVSLENSTALCEGLASEMSWQERDSGVEPQGAVESAREDLTLALLGVMEHYRDSIRVTPTMDVTKRAEELIRRLITEKEELVEEVDTLRETLKTERSEWHQFQCDLQIAVSVADRLRVEMEEELSFLKSSHRAVEQRLAQALGRQQETERELESLRAENKEICRRLSEFMAQQQQERAELEALRSICRRKDEQKDEKETYEEETIQDEGGGGVCDAQKANGSESVELTGKGVAEGYIRSLAALEKKKEEQRVPRRIVMLSERSWSLTRLPLQSNSHENGASKNLSSTLPLCKKEESTKDRRGDRLLQRQDSWSSSSTGQQADNPSSDSIKPRDNFSALLRRHGGSRRNSLLRWSQSRTQGYKSIEITNFSSSWEDGLAFCALYHTYLPAEIPYDSLNPDEKTAEEILKEGGPDWQKVLGYVESIFRHFEM; this is encoded by the exons ATGGGTAACCATAACAGCAAAGGTCCTCATGATCCTGCAG GTTCCCCTTCAGATTTCTTCCACACGGCTCCAAATTCTCCTTCGGAGGCGTTCCTGGCCGCCGTGGCCTTACCGTCTGACAAACCACAGGCGGAGAAAACCTCCCCGAGCGCCGAATGGACGCAGACTCTGATGGCTTCGTCGGACTGGTCGATCGTCAGCGTGTCCTCCTCGGAGACCAAGGTGAGCGACGCGGCGCCGGCGGAGGAGAGGTCAGTGGTCAGTCTGGAGAACTCCACGGCTCTGTGTGAAGGATTGGCGTCAGAGATGAGCTGGCAGGAGAGAGACAGCGGCGTGGAGCCGCAGGGTGCAGTGGAGAGCGCCAGAGAGGATTTGACCTTGGCTTTGCTCGGGGTGATGGAGCACTACAGAGACAGTATAAGAGTGACCCCCACCATGGATGTTACCAAAAGAGCTGAAG AGCTGATAAGACGCTTGATTACAGAGAAGGAGgagctggtggaggaggtggacACACTCAGGGAGACGCTCAAG ACGGAACGGTCGGAGTGGCATCAGTTCCAGTGCGACCTCCAGATTGCGGTGTCGGTGGCCGACCGGCTGCGGgtggagatggaggaggagctgagctTTCTGAAGAGCAGCCACAGGGCTGTGGAGCAGCGGCTGGCCCAGGCCCTCGGCAGGCAGCAGGAGACGGAGCGAGAGCTGGAGAGCCTGAGAGCGGAGAACAAGGAAATCTGCCGCAGGCTGAGCGAATTCATGGCCCAACAGCAGCAGGAGCGAGCCGAGCTGGAGGCTCTCCGGAGCATTTGTAGGAGAAAAGACGagcaaaaagatgaaaaagagaCCTATGAAGAAGAGACTATTCAGGATGAGGGAGGTGGGGGGGTTTGTGATGCTCAGAAGGCAAACGGATCAGAAAGTGTGGAGCTGACTGGCAAAGGGGTGGCGGAAGGATACATTCGTAGTTTGGCTgctctggaaaagaaaaaagaggagcaGAGAGTTCCAAGGAGGATTGTGATGCTGTCTGAAAGATCTTG GAGTCTCACTCGTCTTCCTCTGCAAAGCAACTCTCATGAAAATGGAGCCTCAAAGAACCTGAGCTCCACGTTACCACTATGCAAG AAAGAAGAATCAACCAAAGACAGAAGAGGGGATCGTTTGCTGCAGAGGCAGGATAGCTGGTCCAGTTCCTCCACAG GACAGCAAGCGGACAATCCCAGCTCTGACTCTATCAA GCCTCGGGATAATTTCAGTGCTTTGCTGAGACGCCACGGCGGCTCCAGACGGAATTCTCTGCTGCGATGGAGCCAAAGTCGGACGCAAGGTTACAAG agcATTGAGATTACAAATTTCAGCAGCAG TTGGGAGGACGGTTTGGCTTTCTGCGCCCTTTACCACACTTATTTACCTGCTGAGATCCCGTATGACAGCCTCAACCCAGATGAGAAG ACAGCAGAGGAGATCCTGAAGGAAGGCGGGCCCGACTGGCAGAAAGTTCTGGGATACGTGGAAAGCATTTTCCGTCACTTTGAGATGTGA
- the LOC112157714 gene encoding cytospin-A isoform X7: MDADSDGFVGLVDRQRVLLGDQGLASEMSWQERDSGVEPQGAVESAREDLTLALLGVMEHYRDSIRVTPTMDVTKRAEELIRRLITEKEELVEEVDTLRETLKTERSEWHQFQCDLQIAVSVADRLRVEMEEELSFLKSSHRAVEQRLAQALGRQQETERELESLRAENKEICRRLSEFMAQQQQERAELEALRSICRRKDEQKDEKETYEEETIQDEGGGGVCDAQKANGSESVELTGKGVAEGYIRSLAALEKKKEEQRVPRRIVMLSERSWSLTRLPLQSNSHENGASKNLSSTLPLCKKEESTKDRRGDRLLQRQDSWSSSSTGQQADNPSSDSIKPRDNFSALLRRHGGSRRNSLLRWSQSRTQGYKSIEITNFSGSWEDGLAFCALYHTYLPAEIPYDSLNPDEKRENLELAFRTGANAGIPATLTAEEILKEGGPDWQKVLGYVESIFRHFEM, translated from the exons ATGGACGCAGACTCTGATGGCTTCGTCGGACTGGTCGATCGTCAGCGTGTCCTCCTCGGAGACCAAG GATTGGCGTCAGAGATGAGCTGGCAGGAGAGAGACAGCGGCGTGGAGCCGCAGGGTGCAGTGGAGAGCGCCAGAGAGGATTTGACCTTGGCTTTGCTCGGGGTGATGGAGCACTACAGAGACAGTATAAGAGTGACCCCCACCATGGATGTTACCAAAAGAGCTGAAG AGCTGATAAGACGCTTGATTACAGAGAAGGAGgagctggtggaggaggtggacACACTCAGGGAGACGCTCAAG ACGGAACGGTCGGAGTGGCATCAGTTCCAGTGCGACCTCCAGATTGCGGTGTCGGTGGCCGACCGGCTGCGGgtggagatggaggaggagctgagctTTCTGAAGAGCAGCCACAGGGCTGTGGAGCAGCGGCTGGCCCAGGCCCTCGGCAGGCAGCAGGAGACGGAGCGAGAGCTGGAGAGCCTGAGAGCGGAGAACAAGGAAATCTGCCGCAGGCTGAGCGAATTCATGGCCCAACAGCAGCAGGAGCGAGCCGAGCTGGAGGCTCTCCGGAGCATTTGTAGGAGAAAAGACGagcaaaaagatgaaaaagagaCCTATGAAGAAGAGACTATTCAGGATGAGGGAGGTGGGGGGGTTTGTGATGCTCAGAAGGCAAACGGATCAGAAAGTGTGGAGCTGACTGGCAAAGGGGTGGCGGAAGGATACATTCGTAGTTTGGCTgctctggaaaagaaaaaagaggagcaGAGAGTTCCAAGGAGGATTGTGATGCTGTCTGAAAGATCTTG GAGTCTCACTCGTCTTCCTCTGCAAAGCAACTCTCATGAAAATGGAGCCTCAAAGAACCTGAGCTCCACGTTACCACTATGCAAG AAAGAAGAATCAACCAAAGACAGAAGAGGGGATCGTTTGCTGCAGAGGCAGGATAGCTGGTCCAGTTCCTCCACAG GACAGCAAGCGGACAATCCCAGCTCTGACTCTATCAA GCCTCGGGATAATTTCAGTGCTTTGCTGAGACGCCACGGCGGCTCCAGACGGAATTCTCTGCTGCGATGGAGCCAAAGTCGGACGCAAGGTTACAAG agcATTGAGATTACAAATTTCAGCGGCAGTTGGGAGGACGGTTTGGCTTTCTGCGCCCTTTACCACACTTATTTACCTGCTGAGATCCCGTATGACAGCCTCAACCCAGATGAGAAG AGGGAAAACTTGGAACTTGCGTTTAGGACGGGAGCAAACGCAGGAATTCCAGCCACACTG ACAGCAGAGGAGATCCTGAAGGAAGGCGGGCCCGACTGGCAGAAAGTTCTGGGATACGTGGAAAGCATTTTCCGTCACTTTGAGATGTGA